The following proteins are co-located in the Dromiciops gliroides isolate mDroGli1 chromosome 2, mDroGli1.pri, whole genome shotgun sequence genome:
- the LOC122738521 gene encoding olfactory receptor 4K13-like, with protein MKKNSMLNEFILLGLTNSWELEIFFFVIFLLAYTSILAGNCFIILMVTFDSHLHSTPMYFLLANLSFLDMSLSTVTVPKMIIDFLRERKTISLWGCMAQMFLAHLLGGSEMTLLIVMAVDRYVAICKPLHYMAIMNHRILVGSVLLSWTIGFVHTMSQMAFMVSLSFCGPNVVDNVFCDLPLVLKLACTDTYVLELLVVAFSGLLSLISFILLLVSYIVILITVWHRSSSGISKALSTLTAHITVVTLLFGPVILIYAWPVSSHSLDKFLSVFYSVVTPLLNPIIYCLRNQEMKSAMIRLRNRYINPKSSK; from the coding sequence atgaagaagaattcTATGCTAAATGAATTCATTTTGTTAGGACTCACCAATTCTTGGGAgcttgagattttcttttttgtgatcttCCTCCTTGCCTATACATCAATCTTGGCTGGAAATTGTTTCATTATACTTATGGTGACTTTTGATTCACACCTGCATTCAACCCCCATGTACTTCCTCCTGGCCAACCTTTCCTTTCTTGACATGAGTCTTTCCACTGTAACTGTCCCCAAGATGATCATAGACTTCCTCAGGGAGAGAAAAACTATCTCTTTGTGGGGCTGCATGGCACAGATGTTTCTAGCTCATCTCTTGGGAGGTAGTGAGATGACTCTTCTCATAGTGATGGCTGTTGACAGATATGTTGCAATATGTAAACCCCTCCACTATATGGCTATCATGAACCACCGAATTCTGGTAGGAAGTGTTCTGCTCTCATGGACTATTGGCTTTGTGCACACTATGAGCCAAATGGCCTTTATGGTGAGTCTGTCCTTCTGTGGCCCTAATGTGGTTGATAATGTTTTTTGTGACCTTCCCCTGGTGTTGAAACTTGCCTGCACTGACACCTATGTCCTAGAGCTGCTTGTTGTTGCTTTCAGTGGGCTGCTTTCCTTGATTTCCTTCATTCTCTTACTTGTCTCTTATATTGTGATATTAATCACTGTTTGGCACCGTTCCTCTAGTGGGATTTCTAAGGCTCTGTCTACACTGACTGCTCATATTACAGTGGTAACTCTTTTGTTTGGACCAGTCATCTTAATCTATGCTTGGCCAGTTAGTAGCCATTCATTAGACAAATTTCTTTCAGTGTTTTACTCAGTTGTCACTCCTCTCCTGAATCCTATTATTTACTGTTTGAGGAATCAGGAGATGAAATCAGCCATGATTCGACTGAGAAACCGATACATCAACCCTAAATCTTCTAAATGA
- the LOC122742663 gene encoding olfactory receptor 4K13-like, producing the protein MKMKNNSVLNEFILLGLTNSWELEIFFFVIFFLAYTSILAGNCLIILLVTFDSHLHSIPMYFLLANLSFLDIILSTVTVPKMIIDFFRERKTISFWGCMAQIFLAHLLGGSEMTLLIVMAVDRYVAICKPLHYMTIMNHRILVGSVLLSWTVGFVHTMSQMAFMVSLPFCGPNVIDDVFCDLPLVLKLACTDTYVLELLVVAFSGLLSLISFILLLVSYIVILVTVWHHSSSGLSKALSTLSAHITVVTLFFGSLILIYAWPVSNYSLDKFLSVFYSVVTPLLNPIIYSLRNQEMKAAMIRLRSRHISFKPNF; encoded by the coding sequence atgaagatgaagaataaCTCTGTGCTAAATGAATTCATTTTGTTAGGACTCACCAATTCTTGGGAgcttgagattttcttttttgtgatcttCTTCCTTGCTTATACATCAATCTTGGCTGGAAACTGTCTCATTATACTTTTGGTGACTTTTGACTCCCACCTGCATTCAATCCCCATGTACTTCCTCCTGGCCAACCTCTCCTTTCTTGACAtaattctttccactgtaactGTCCCCAAGATGATCATAGACTTCTTCAGGGAGAGAAAAACCATCTCCTTTTGGGGCTGCATGGCACAAATATTTCTGGCTCATCTCTTGGGAGGTAGTGAGATGACTCTTCTCATAGTGATGGCTGTTGACAGATATGTTGCAATTTGTAAGCCTCTCCACTATATGACCATTATGAACCACCGAATTCTGGTAGGAAGTGTACTGCTCTCATGGACTGTTGGCTTTGTGCACACTATGAGCCAAATGGCCTTTATGGTGAGTCTGCCCTTCTGTGGCCCAAATGTGATTGATGATGTTTTTTGTGACCTTCCCCTGGTGTTGAAACTTGCCTGCACTGACACCTATGTCCTGGAACTGCTTGTTGTTGCTTTCAGTGGGCTgctttccctgatttccttcattcTCTTACTTGTCTCCTATATTGTGATATTAGTCACTGTCTGGCACCATTCCTCTAGTGGGCTTTCTAAGGCTCTATCCACATTGTCTGCTCATATCACAGTTGTAACTCTTTTCTTTGGGTCACTAATCTTAATATATGCTTGGCCAGTTAGTAACTATTCATTAGACAAATTTCTTTCAGTGTTTTACTCAGTTGTCACTCCTCTCCTGAATCCAATTATCTATAGTTTGAGGAATCAGGAGATGAAAGCAGCTATGATTAGACTAAGGAGTCGGCATATTAGCTTTAAGCCAAACTTCTAA
- the LOC122738522 gene encoding olfactory receptor 4K13-like: MEMKNNSVVNEFILLGLTSSWELEIFFFVIFFLAYTSILAGNCLIILLVTFDSHLHSTPMYFLLANLSFLDMTLSTVTVPKMIIDFFRERKTISLWGCMAQMFLAHLLGGSEMTLLIVMAVDRYVAICKPLHYMAIMNHRILVGSVLLSWTIGFVHTMSQMAFMVSLPFCGPNVIDDVFCDLPLVLKLACTDTYVLELLVIADSGLLSLISFILLLVSYTVILVTVWHRSSSGLSKALSTLTAHITVVTLFFGPVILIYAWPVSSYSLDKFFSVFYSVITPLLNPIIYSLRNQEMKSAMIRLRSRHISSKPSK; this comes from the coding sequence ATGGAGATGAAGAATAACTCTGTGGTAAATGAGTTTATTTTATTAGGACTCACCAGTTCTTGGGAgcttgagattttcttttttgtgatcttCTTCCTTGCTTATACATCAATTTTGGCTGGAAACTGTCTCATTATACTTCTGGTGACTTTTGACTCACACCTGCATTCAACCCCCATGTACTTTCTCCTGGCCAACCTCTCTTTTCTTGACATGACTCTTTCAACTGTAACTGTCCCCAAGATGATCATAGACTTCTTCAGGGAGAGAAAAACTATCTCTTTGTGGGGCTGCATGGCACAGATGTTTCTAGCTCATCTCTTGGGAGGTAGTGAGATGACTCTTCTCATAGTGATGGCTGTTGACAGATATGTTGCAATATGTAAACCCCTCCACTATATGGCTATCATGAACCACCGAATTCTGGTAGGAAGTGTTCTGCTCTCATGGACTATTGGCTTTGTGCACACTATGAGCCAAATGGCCTTTATGGTGAGTCTGCCCTTCTGTGGCCCTAATGTGATTGATGATGTTTTTTGTGACCTTCCCCTGGTATTGAAACTTGCCTGCACTGACACCTATGTCCTAGAGCTGCTTGTCATTGCTGATAGTGGGCTGCTTTCCTTGATCTCCTTCATTCTCTTGCTTGTCTCCTATACTGTAATATTAGTCACTGTCTGGCACCGTTCCTCTAGTGGGCTTTCTAAGGCTCTTTCCACACTGACTGCTCATATCACAGTGGTAACTCTCTTCTTTGGACCAGTCATCTTAATCTATGCATGGCCAGTTAGTAGCTATTCATTAGACAAATTTTTCTCAGTATTTTACTCAGTTATCACTCCTCTCCTTAATCCAATTATCTATAGTTTGAGGAATCAGGAGATGAAATCAGCCATGATTCGACTGAGAAGCCGACACATCAGCTCTAAACCTTCTAAATGA